A region of Lagenorhynchus albirostris chromosome 20, mLagAlb1.1, whole genome shotgun sequence DNA encodes the following proteins:
- the MFSD6L gene encoding major facilitator superfamily domain-containing protein 6-like has product MSANPQWDTSRALGVARFFHLVCGVRDACVTPFLTLYLRQLGLAAPWVGILMGTKHLIAAFWAPFCAFLAKSYQKRRVLLIGSLLGSVGASLLMVLVPPLDRDPGYRSCNGSHSVTATVPPPAVALTVNVTSAPEPAPNYPAPSLPAERSTGVGPGDGFREGPGESGQEPFSRLPSSFVGSIQGTRTTSRVLLHPITSRVKDTPQEGAFRVVSPAHPLLAGGTALASLANQSAARGMAGALDLSSEGLRWTFILSLGSMVVWELLTSPVEQVADDSLYEYLDFVDATDGYRSLWIWRLLGMSAGVCGISALVGQLDCFLMTNGPRGVVHFYGYSLVSTLALLVSIAFPVPVCRRWEPSYKMGKALSLVGGDPRLITLALTVFWIGTATSTAQNFLLWRMKDHESTEPVMGVSVALGLLGEVLLHPLKTPLLRKLSRVGTVGLGLGCLAGQLLYFSFLWSWWSVLPAQLLSAVSHGALWWAVGASIEHLATPGTERPLSAVFRDHFYGVGASLGSFVGGFVVMHFSLAVLYQSCCVVLLLWLALFLSIQSRLPQERTINYSKLLAVEASDTSDSEQGTERDWLVKAMRDEHSDWRG; this is encoded by the coding sequence ATGAGCGCCAACCCCCAGTGGGACACCAGCAGGGCGCTGGGGGTGGCCAGGTTCTTCCATCTGGTGTGCGGGGTCCGGGATGCCTGCGTGACCCCGTTCCTGACCCTCTACCTGCGGCAGCTGGGCTTGGCCGCGCCCTGGGTGGGCATCCTCATGGGAACCAAGCACCTGATCGCAGCCTTCTGGGCTCCCTTCTGTGCCTTCCTGGCCAAAAGCTACCAGAAGCGGAGGGTGCTTCTGATAGGCTCGCTGCTCGGCTCGGTGGGAGCCAGCCTGTTGATGGTCCTGGTGCCGCCCTTGGACAGAGACCCAGGGTACCGCTCGTGTAACGGAAGCCACAGTGTGACCGCCACGGTCCCACCACCGGCGGTCGCACTCACCGTGAACGTCACCTCCGCCCCCGAGCCAGCTCCGAACTACCCAGCGCCCAGCCTCCCAGCCGAGAGGAGTACTGGGGTCGGCCCAGGCGATGGCTTCAGAGAAGGGCCTGGGGAAAGTGGCCAAGAACCTTTCAGTCGTCTGCCCAGCTCCTTTGTGGGCTCCATCCAAGGAACCAGGACCACATCCCGAGTTCTCCTCCATCCTATTACTTCAAGAGTGAAAGATACTCCCCAGGAAGGCGCTTTTAGGGTGGTCAGTCCTGCCCATCCTTTGCTTGCTGGGGGTACGGCGTTGGCAAGTCTGGCCAACCAGTCGGCAGCCAGGGGGATGGCGGGGGCCCTCGACCTCTCCTCGGAAGGGTTGCGGTGGACTTTCATCCTCTCCCTGGGCTCCATGGTGGTCTGGGAGCTGCTGACATCCCCTGTGGAGCAGGTGGCCGATGACAGCCTTTATGAATACCTGGATTTTGTGGACGCCACTGACGGCTACAGAAGCCTGTGGATCTGGAGGCTGCTGGGCATGTCGGCAGGCGTGTGCGGCATCTCAGCCTTGGTGGGGCAGCTGGACTGCTTCCTGATGACAAATGGCCCCCGGGGTGTAGTGCACTTCTACGGCTACTCACTGGTCAGCACCCTGGCTTTACTGGTGAGCATTGCCTTTCCCGTCCCCGTCTGCAGGCGGTGGGAGCCCAGCTACAAAATGGGCAAAGCCCTGTCTCTCGTCGGCGGTGACCCCCGCCTCATCACCCTCGCCCTCACTGTCTTCTGGATAGGAACCGCCACCAGCACCGCACAGAACTTCCTGCTCTGGCGCATGAAAGACCACGAGAGCACCGAACCGGTCATGGGCGTCTCAGTGGCCCTGGGCTTGCTGGGGGAAGTTCTACTTCATCCTCTCAAAACTCCGTTGCTTAGGAAGCTGTCCAGGGTGGGCACGGTGGGGCTAGGGCTGGGCTGCCTGGCGGGGCAGCttctgtatttctctttcctctggagCTGGTGGTCTGTCCTCCCCGCTCAGCTCTTGAGCGCCGTCAGCCACGGGGCTCTGTGGTGGGCAGTTGGGGCCTCCATAGAGCATCTGGCCACTCCCGGAACAGAGAGGCCTCTGAGTGCCGTGTTCCGAGACCACTTTTACGGGGTCGGGGCCAGCCTGGGCAGCTTCGTGGGGGGCTTCGTGGTGATGCACTTCAGCTTAGCTGTGCTCTACCAGTCCTGCTGTGTGGTCCTGTTGCTCTGGCTGGCCTTGTTCCTGTCCATCCAGTCCAGACTGCCCCAGGAGCGGACAATCAACTACTCTAAGCTGCTGGCCGTGGAGGCCAGTGACACGAGTGATTCTGAGCAGGGGACCGAACGGGACTGGCTTGTGAAGGCCATGAGAGACGAGCACTCAGACTGGAGGGGCTGA